The Acinonyx jubatus isolate Ajub_Pintada_27869175 chromosome D1, VMU_Ajub_asm_v1.0, whole genome shotgun sequence genome includes a window with the following:
- the CEP126 gene encoding centrosomal protein of 126 kDa isoform X9, with translation MKENNRANLATNKDAFQLKLEETQKLLEDQHLSSLQKFCDEVNQITNSETLSSIDSLEAGEHEEIYLTINKELSTSNQQNSVSLKSVNLQSTNLSCFDEDKLSLSKTQHINNWLINVHDPDTRTVTPFSDIVSKPNVLSSCERFNGTEQNPPVERVANTANNSVTFVYSPPVCVQDGKNKEVSKTSAVRTTQSSTGVFRRERPSVTESPAFKFSRFSNRPTPDSLTQETAATTDQGKNSELIQENRTTSVPTSFVPTATPLFLPNMQSARPLPNSSLRIKEIDPVQCSDKLGELKNVTDEKIKYFNCNKEDWPLFSHDFQVAYIPHNSDSKDRKQKIAETSTSVSNVVSNCDLIGQHKKMKYNIHERNGVRFLKSILKKESKYEHDCFKALVINRSFKFGNQRAAAIRDSIELTKEKGTEIPKTIKKLRWFDETGDTEKTAADTHSLKKRTELSQQWSQPFHVQPKSGAASNIINAPACPVNSAEGTKPTEGSISENAAALGEPGTDRVPESCLIPSGYDVAKQAWPASEKEESQAPIPSGNSKAQKAHPRRGGAKVVRRTRCAQAQAHSECTSRKGSVVQPQSASKADAFLPARGRLTVPHPPPKSPSHMRGGKDTQVSQCPSVTLENSQNVMTQNYFNSQPVLPTEHRLNEWNQESSFPPSDVCSELATTMPSLPYCSPECRTLAKIHLSNGTQTVAQQGGVFHCTHRCPVYEESHHTVTLRTTKEESVPLWKRRNNILGQNEKAAGIYILFLFLTSTTNRKFKQDSTVLRRKRIVENKQRRLLEQKRQNSGSVGQKYNEQMNNFGQSVQLSSREPKQTTRGTSDVEEVSDSTSEFLMAENLVKASVPEDEILTVINSKQLQKPNLTSNKTPPFNICALSADEQKILQSLSRLNERLSYVQETICKNPSIKNTLQIIPFLCSEIMLQNSQPRTSLSPDVGSRVQRKY, from the exons atgaaggaaaacaacagGGCAAACTTGGCTACTAACAAAGATGCGTTCCAGCTTAAACTGGAAGAAACTCAGAAACTCCTAGAAGATCAGCATCTAAGCAGTTTGCAA aaattttgtGATGAAGTTAATCAAATAACAAACTCTGAAACCCTCTCAAGTATAGACAGTCTCGAGGCTGGGGAAcatgaagaaatatatttaacaattaaCAAGGAGCTTTCCACATCAAACCAGCaaaattctgtttctctcaaatcAGTAAATCTACAATCAACAAATCTAAGCTGCTTTGATGAAGATAAACTGTCACTCTCTAAAACTCAACATATAAATAATTGGCTCATAAATGTACATGATCCAGATACTCGGACTGTCACTCCTTTCTCAGATATTGTAAGTAAACCTAATGTTCTATCTTCTTGTGAACGTTTTAACGGTACAGAACAAAATCCACCTGTGGAAAGAGTCGCAAATACTGCTAATAATTCAGTAACCTTTGTGTATAGTCCTCCCGTATGTGTACaagatggaaaaaacaaagagGTCTCCAAAACCAGCGCTGTGAGAACAACTCAGTCCTCTACTGGAGTGTTCAGAAGAGAGAGACCCTCTGTTACTGAGAGCCCGGCATTTAAGTTCAGCAGGTTCTCTAACCGCCCCACTCCAGACTCCCTAACACAGGAAACGGCTGCAACTACAGACCAAGGGAAAAATTCCGAATTAATACAGGAAAATAGAACTACTTCAGTTCCTACTTCATTTGTACCCACGGCGACACCTTTGTTTTTGCCTAATATGCAATCAGCCAGGCCCCTACCAAACAGCAGCCTACGTATAAAAGAAATCGACCCAGTGCAGTGTTCTGATAAGTTAGGAGAATTGAAAAATGTAACAGatgagaagataaaatattttaattgtaataagGAAGACTGGCCTTTATTTTCACATGATTTTCAAGTTGCCTATATACCTCACAACTCTGAttcaaaagatagaaaacaaaaaatagcgGAAACATCAACATCAGTGTCTAACGTAGTCTCTAACTGCGACTTAATCGGTCagcacaagaaaatgaaatacaacattCATGAGAGAAACGGTGTAAGgtttcttaaaagtattttaaaaaaagaatctaaatacGAACACGATTGTTTTAAGGCACTAGTTATAAACCGAAGCTTTAAGTTCGGAAATCAAAGAGCAGCAGCTATCAGAGATAGTATtgaattaacaaaagaaaaaggtacaGAAATACCAAAGACTATTAAAAAACTGAGGTGGTTTGATGAAACTGGAGATACAGAAAAAACTGCTGCGGATACTCATTCATTGAAGAAGAGAACAGAACTATCTCAACAGTGGTCTCAACCATTCCACGTTCAGCCTAAAAGTGGTGCTGCCAGCAACATCATTAACGCTCCTGCCTGTCCTGTGAATTCTGCTGAGGGAACAAAGCCCACGGAGGGCTCTATCTCTGAAAATGCCGCTGCTTTAGGAGAACCTGGAACAGACCGTGTGCCCGAGAGCTGTCTCATACCTTCAGGTTATGATGTTGCTAAACAAGCGTGGCCAGcctcagaaaaagaggaaagccaAGCCCCTATACCTAGTGGTAATTCTAAAGCTCAGAAAGCTCACCCACGAAGAGGTGGCGCAAAAGTCGTGAGGAGAACAAGATGTGCTCAAGCCCAGGCACACTCTGAGTGTACCAGCAGAAAAGGCTCTGTCGTTCAGCCACAGTCCGCAAGCAAAGCTGACGCATTTTTACCAGCTCGGGGTAGACTGACTGTGCCTCATCCTCCCCCTAAGTCTCCGTCGCATATGAGGGGTGGTAAAGATACACAGGTGTCTCAGTGTCCATCAGTAACACTTGAAAATTCTCAAAACGTCATGACACAAAACTATTTTAATTCACAACCTGTGCTTCCAACAGAACACAGGTTAAATGAATGGAATCAAGAAAGTAGTTTTCCGCCCTCAGATGTTTGCTCTGAATTAGCCACTACGATGCCTTCTCTGCCATACTGTTCTCCTGAGTGCCGAACTTTAGCAAAAATACATCTTTCAAACGGCACACAAACGGTTGCCCAGCAAGGTGGAGTGTTTCACTGCACCCACAGATGTCCTGTTTATGAAGAAAGTCATCACACTGTGACTCTTAGAACTACTAAAGAAGAATCTGTTCCCTTGTGGAAAAGACGAAATAATATCCTGGGTCAAAATGAAAAGGCTGCTG gaatctacatcttatttttatttcttacttcaacaacaaacagaaaatttaagCAAG ATTCTACTGTTTTAAGAAGAAAACGAATTGTTGAAAATAAGCAGAGGCGTCTTTtagaacagaaaagacaaaattctgGATCTGTGGGACAGAAGTacaatgagcaaatgaat aattttggACAAAGTGTCCAGCTAAGTTCAAGGgagccaaaacaaacaacaagggGTACTTCTGATGTTGAAGAAG TTTCAGATAGTACTTCTGAGTTTTTGATGGCTGAAAACCTAGTGAAAGCTTCAGTGCCTGAGGATGAAATTCTCACTGTCATAAATAGCAAGCAGCTACAGAAACCAAATCTGACTTCAAATAAGACCCCGCCGTTCAACATCTGTGCACTGTCAGCTGATGAACAGAAGATCCTACAGTCCCTCAGTCGTCTCAATGAGAGGCTGTCCT